One region of Anas acuta chromosome Z, bAnaAcu1.1, whole genome shotgun sequence genomic DNA includes:
- the HSPB3 gene encoding heat shock protein beta-3: MAEAVIRHWVETPVRYQEQFAAQDLEAHKLDHSLYALPGPSTAALSNTRRNVEGTAGAEASGQEQGNTGFQVLLDVVQFRPEDIIIQTFEGWLLIKAQHGPRMDEHGFISRSFTRQYKLPDGVENKDLSALFCHDGILVVEMKNSVGMN, encoded by the coding sequence ATGGCAGAAGCTGTTATAAGACACTGGGTGGAAACTCCTGTACGCTATCAAGAGCAGTTTGCTGCCCAGGACCTGGAAGCACACAAGCTGGATCACTCTCTGTATGCTTTGCCAGGCCCTTCTACAGCAGCACTGAGCAACACGAGGCGAAATGTGGAAGGTACAGCCGGGGCCGAGGCCAGCGGCCAGGAGCAGGGAAACACAGGCTTTCAGGTCTTGCTGGATGTTGTGCAGTTCCGCCCTGAAGATATCATCATTCAGACTTTTGAAGGCTGGCTTCTGATCAAAGCTCAGCATGGACCCAGGATGGATGAACATGGTTTTATATCGCGAAGCTTTACCAGACAGTACAAATTGCCTGACGGAGTGGAGAACAAGGATTTGTCTgcactcttctgccatgatggcaTTTTGGTTGTTGAAATGAAGAACTCGGTGGGGATGAATTAG